From the Scatophagus argus isolate fScaArg1 chromosome 21, fScaArg1.pri, whole genome shotgun sequence genome, one window contains:
- the metrn gene encoding meteorin, whose amino-acid sequence MSGSGVWINAIWILLFSIIDVAVSNYSEDQCSWRGSGLSQLQGSVEQISLHCSEGTLDWLYPKGALRLSLSPRLPSVAVGPGGSSSGLITACVKPSEQFHGAQLYLERDGVLELLVGDRLESSPPPRVRCFSRLPGERVALFLQATPHQDISRRIASFRYELRGDWTARLSLDSSPISNEDACRPCNNTEILMAVCTSDFVIRGNIRSVVEDENLRAAVIKVSATRVFRQKYALFTGNSRLASRGEIRTLLQCGVKPGPGSFLFTGRIHFGEAWLGCAPRYKDFQQAYMIAKAAQQIPCELPVD is encoded by the exons ATGTCTGGTTCTGGGGTTTGGATTAACGCCATatggattttacttttttccattATTGACGTGGCTGTTTCAAACTATTCTGAAGACCAGTGCAGCTGGAGAGGCAG TGGTTTGTCTCAGCTGCAGGGCAGTGTGGAGCAGATCTCCCTCCACTGCTCTGAGGGCACACTGGACTGGCTGTATCCCAAAGGGGCCCTGCGCCTCAGCCTCTCACCTCGCCTGCCCTCTGTGGCAGTGGGGCCCGGTGGCAGCAGCTCAGGCCTCATCACGGCCTGCGTCAAGCCGTCGGAGCAGTTCCATGGAGCCCAGCTGTACCTGGAGAGAGATGGggtgctggagctgctggtgggTGACCGCCTGGAGTCTTCTCCCCCACCGAGGGTTCGCTGCTTCAGCCGTCTACCTGGGGAGAGAGTGGCTCTGTTCCTGCAAGCCACACCTCATCAGGACATCAGCAGGAGGATCGCCTCATTCCGCTATGAGCTGAGAGGGGACTGGACCGCTCGCCTGTCGCTGGACTCCAGCCCCATCAGTAATGAAG ATGCCTGCAGACCCTGCAACAACACTGAGATTTTAATGGCTGTTTGCACCAGTGACTTTG TCATACGAGGCAACATCCGATCAGTGGTGGAGGACGAGAACCTGCGGGCAGCGGTGATCAAGGTGAGCGCCACTCGGGTGTTTCGTCAGAAGTACGCCCTGTTCACCGGCAACAGTCGCCTGGCCAGTCGGGGTGAGATCAGgactctgctgcagtgtggtgTCAAACCGGGTCCCGGCAGCTTTCTTTTCACCGGCCGGATCCACTTTGGTGAGGCCTGGTTGGGTTGTGCTCCCCGGTACAAGGACTTCCAACAGGCTTACATGATAGCCAAAGCAGCCCAACAGATACCATGTGAGCTGCCTGTAGACTGA
- the ccdc78 gene encoding coiled-coil domain-containing protein 78 encodes MDAQNHQTASNELLEQLRALTEENLQLRDKTERLFTKVGYLESRLGHVASSNADLSCRLVQSEEEKLKISKELVEEKIQTNKMREKYEEETFELKNKILTQDGVITELEMGRDKLLRELQSAEARLKVGETSGQGLTEEYATLKTNYQALAEAHHKELAQSEELSTELLALAQAQDALRRQLEEQQQSVRTTTQGLHGELNRVRALISRMSHNRVKFEDLAALDKEQKNMEKTLLGNQDEIKDMLEKMKSSYEEQQKKLEEKVVAMGKEHQQNKKVIRNRQQELSELSATLMCSRSQLKEVEEENSKLQLQLKELNEEYRARLVCYLQDLAEFTDGLGEGKSPSEASKLRPFVDSMLQDVRSTYRVREEQLASAARSYKKRLQRMTKTHHALLIAYRVQREQILAYRESDLDPGPPEAHFSLELTELREETEKELHNLRQDKARLEGQLQAVREQVAAIKMPVHNLGCEEPAKPKQICEESCSDIRKQLREITDSALVGFEKQRALLLTRATVAEAQVSELQDYIDNHLGRYKEEISHLCRLYGIQEAGRCKSANSSLR; translated from the exons ATGGACGCACAAAATCACCAGACAGCTTCAAATGAACTTCTGGAGCAACTTCGAGCTCTGACAGAGGAAAAT CTGCAGCTGCGTGACAAAACTGAACGTCTTTTCACCAAAGTGGGCTACCTGGAGAGCAGACTGGGCCATGTGGCCAGTTCCAATGCAGATCTGTCCTGCAGGTTGGTCcagagtgaagaggaaaaactgaag ATATCTAAGGAGCTTGTGGAAGAGAAAATTCAGACAAATAAGATGAGAGAAAAGTATGAAGAAGAGACATTCGAGCTGAAAAACAAG aTATTGACCCAAGACGGTGTAATAACAGAGCTGGAGATGGGCCGAGACAAGCTGCTCAGGGAACTCCAGTCAGCTGAGGCTCGTTTAAAAGTGGGAGAAACGAGCGGCCAAGGCCTGACAGAGGAGTATGCCACACTGAAGACAAACTACCAGGCTCTGGCTGAGGCCCATCATAAGGAGCTAGCCCAGAGTGAAGAGCTGAGCACTGAGCTTCTGGCCCTGGCCCAGGCTCAGGATGCCCTCCGTaggcagctggaggagcagcagcagagtgtgaggACAACCACCCAGGGCCTGCATGGTGAACTGAACAGGGTGCGGGCCTTGATCAGCCGCATGTCACACAACAGAGTCAAG TTTGAGGATCTGGCAGCCTTGGACAAGGAGCAAAAAAATATGGAGAAAACT CTACTTGGAAACCAAGATGAGATCAAAGACAtgctggagaaaatgaagagcAGCTAcgaggagcagcagaagaaactGGAAGAGAAAGT GGTGGCGATGGGTAAAGAGCACCAGCAGAACAAGAAAGTGATCCGTAATAGGCAGCAGGAACTATCTGAACTGAGTGCG ACCCTGATGTGCTCTCGAAGCCAATTgaaagaagtagaagaagagaaTTCAAAGCTGCAGCTTCAACTCAAAGAGCTTAATGAAGAGTACCGTGCAAGGCTTGTGTGCTATTTACAGGACTTAGCT GAATTCACCGATGGACTTGGAGAAGGTAAAAGCCCTTCAGAGGCTTCAAAGTTGAGGCCATTTGTGGACAGCATGCTCCAGGATGTTCGCTCAACCTACAGGGTCAGGGAGGAACAGCTTGCCTCTGCTGCTCGTTCCTATAAGAAGAGACTTCAGAGGATGACCAAGACCCATCATGCTCTCCTCATAGCGTACAG GGTCCAGAGGGAGCAGATCTTGGCCTACCGAGAGAGTGATCTTGACCCTGGACCCCCAGAAGCCCACTTCAGCCTGGAACTCACTGAGCTcagagaagaaactgaaaaggAGCTCCATAACCTTCGCCAGGACAAGGCAAGACTGGAGGGTCAGTTGCAGGCAGTCCGTGAGCAG GTGGCCGCCATCAAAATGCCTGTTCACAATTTAGGCTGTGAGGA GCCAGCAAAACCGAAGCAGATATGTGAGGAATCCTGTTCGGACATAAGGAAACAGCTGAGGGAAATCACAGACTCTGCCCTG GTGGGCTTTGAGAAGCAGCGAGCCCTCCTCCTCACCAGAGCAACAGTTGCAGAGGCGCAGGTGTCGGAGTTGCAGGACTACATTGACAACCACCTGGGCAG GTATAAAGAGGAGATCTCACATCTGTGCAGACTGTATGGGATACAGGAGGCGGGGCGTTGCAAAAGTGCAAACTCATCACTCCGTTAA